A window of the Desulforapulum autotrophicum HRM2 genome harbors these coding sequences:
- a CDS encoding pilus assembly protein PilP produces the protein MRDLMHAWIKITTVSFPVVAMCLVALGLTACQDPPRQKVESRPTVISVKIPQEPPLPTVNDKPAISKEESVSTPVLPSEPTPEQGPSLSAPFHLALYSSTGKIDPFRPLIETQAKPAIPADEGQKKPTRELTPLEKFDLSQIRLVAVVLAESGKVAMVEEASGKGYVIKIGTYIGKDGGAVEQILQDRIVIREMVKDFRGKAVLRIKEMKLHKQLNEG, from the coding sequence ATGAGAGACCTCATGCATGCATGGATTAAAATAACAACGGTGTCGTTCCCTGTGGTGGCAATGTGTCTGGTTGCCCTGGGTCTGACCGCATGTCAGGACCCGCCCCGGCAGAAGGTTGAGTCACGACCAACGGTTATTTCGGTCAAGATCCCCCAGGAACCGCCTTTGCCGACGGTCAACGATAAACCGGCCATTTCAAAGGAGGAATCAGTTTCTACCCCAGTTTTACCGTCAGAGCCGACACCCGAACAAGGTCCCTCCCTTTCTGCCCCGTTTCATTTGGCGCTTTACTCTTCAACAGGCAAGATTGATCCTTTCAGACCCCTGATCGAGACCCAGGCCAAACCGGCGATTCCAGCGGATGAGGGACAGAAAAAACCGACCCGGGAGCTCACCCCCCTTGAAAAATTTGATTTGAGCCAGATCCGTCTGGTTGCCGTTGTGCTGGCTGAATCCGGGAAAGTTGCCATGGTGGAAGAGGCGTCCGGCAAGGGATATGTGATAAAAATCGGTACGTATATTGGCAAGGACGGTGGCGCAGTGGAGCAGATACTGCAAGACAGGATTGTGATCAGGGAGATGGTTAAAGACTTCAGGGGTAAGGCTGTTCTTCGTATCAAGGAAATGAAACTTCATAAACAGTTGAATGAGGGTTAA
- a CDS encoding type IV pilus inner membrane component PilO produces the protein MKNKNKESLGAKIGKKTAPIFEKIGDLSMVQRILVCLITIVLVIGGYVYFIYMPKQERMEKLENKLASLKRTLVTYRQKAATLEKYEKKMADAQARFNLAMKALPDKKEIPSLLTGISSSGSDAGLEFLLFQPKGQVDKEFYAEIPVSIKVQGGYHEIAAFFDQVARLYRIVNIDNITMTSQNKSDDLEASCNAVTYMFVEKKEDDKNKKKKKK, from the coding sequence ATGAAAAATAAAAACAAGGAGAGCCTGGGCGCTAAAATCGGTAAAAAGACCGCCCCGATTTTTGAAAAAATCGGGGACCTCTCAATGGTTCAGAGAATTCTTGTGTGTTTGATTACCATTGTTCTCGTTATAGGGGGTTATGTCTATTTTATCTATATGCCCAAGCAGGAACGCATGGAAAAACTTGAAAACAAGCTTGCTTCCCTGAAAAGAACCCTTGTTACCTACAGGCAAAAGGCTGCGACCCTTGAGAAATATGAAAAAAAGATGGCCGATGCCCAGGCCCGGTTCAACCTTGCCATGAAGGCGTTGCCGGATAAAAAAGAGATCCCTTCGCTGTTGACCGGAATATCAAGCTCCGGCAGTGATGCCGGGCTGGAGTTTCTCTTGTTTCAACCCAAGGGCCAGGTTGATAAAGAGTTCTATGCTGAGATCCCTGTGTCCATCAAGGTCCAGGGGGGATACCATGAGATTGCCGCTTTTTTTGACCAGGTGGCAAGGCTTTATAGAATCGTGAACATTGATAACATCACCATGACGTCCCAAAACAAATCGGACGACCTTGAAGCGTCCTGCAATGCCGTCACCTATATGTTTGTGGAAAAAAAGGAAGACGATAAAAATAAAAAGAAGAAGAAAAAATGA
- a CDS encoding PilN domain-containing protein, protein MIRINLLPFRAARRKENIRQQVSMFFLTLAFFILALIYFTIQMNQRMDRIEGDISDVNSQITLYKEKAGRVTQIMKNLAVLEQKFQIVKTLEARRWEPVTLLDAMTSLVVPEQMWITSIKTQDPTVTLKGIAYDNKTVADFMTRIEASPLFSGVDLKNIKMKVIDKTLQMKEFELLCNKTVQKNPETKNTVKK, encoded by the coding sequence ATGATACGGATAAATCTATTACCCTTCAGGGCCGCACGGCGTAAAGAAAATATCCGGCAACAGGTTTCCATGTTTTTTCTGACCCTTGCTTTTTTCATCCTTGCCCTGATTTATTTTACCATTCAGATGAATCAACGAATGGACCGGATCGAGGGTGATATCAGCGATGTAAATTCCCAGATTACCCTGTACAAGGAAAAGGCAGGCAGGGTTACCCAAATAATGAAAAATCTGGCCGTTCTTGAACAAAAATTTCAGATTGTTAAGACCCTTGAGGCGAGAAGATGGGAACCAGTTACCCTTCTGGATGCCATGACCAGTCTTGTGGTTCCTGAACAAATGTGGATCACCAGCATTAAAACACAAGATCCCACTGTGACACTGAAGGGGATCGCCTATGACAACAAGACCGTTGCAGACTTTATGACCCGCATCGAAGCTTCTCCGCTGTTTTCGGGTGTTGATTTGAAAAATATCAAGATGAAAGTGATTGATAAGACCCTCCAGATGAAGGAGTTTGAGTTGCTTTGCAACAAAACGGTTCAGAAGAACCCAGAAACGAAGAATACAGTGAAAAAATGA